One genomic region from Gadus morhua chromosome 9, gadMor3.0, whole genome shotgun sequence encodes:
- the fbxl9 gene encoding F-box/LRR-repeat protein 20, translated as MLPNLVQTDCRSPFDLYEMEGDEGDDGSAGTPDLPLEMIVHIFSFLHSWDRREASAVCQSWYQASQDPRFQKNVSFQFPASASAVAVIRHLGRGSRCSLVISQLDGSSLSKTLLTEVGHWLGPTLEGLSLPGASLTESSLLALLPRLSSLRRLDLSGLDSLFMSGAFLSREEQRDQVRSALCGLEELDLSHLRYLSDLTFNRLTYCTPRLRRLALAGCHIAFEFDPYRGYPAGGARDSSALLSLRNLRRLLAEQSSTLTALDLSRTSITPQSLRTVAQVEGLRLEELSLQGCKELTDYSVEVLLQHQPGLLRLDLSGCTELTSRGLQAVSRALKGLQHLSMCRDWRITDKGVAELASMPSLKSLELSECTHLTGAPLVKGLSGPRAAHLESLALRSCTSIRDVEMSSLAQLCGGSLQQLDLTSCVYLTDLSVNAIATYLHRLVVLRLGWCKEITDWGLLGQKTPTRERESEGETGPCFTRTFGNMGFFRPPKSPFPVRPVAGEPPPPVEQSGAGLLALSQLQVLDLTACCLLTDTSIAQVLCHPELQRLSLSLLTEISDASLAAVARNCPSLTSLSLSHCRRITDAGVAKATPYLGRLQHLSLSHCENLTDRSLLCLVQHCRRLRTLDVSVCKGISISAVDRLHSQLTFLENVNCRFVGGVDLTLTL; from the exons ATGCTTCCCAACTTAGTTCAGACTGACTGTCGGTCTCCGTTTGACTTGTACGAGATGGAgggtgatgagggggatgaCGGATCGGCCGGGACCCCCGATCTTCCTCTTGAG ATGATCGTGCACATTTTCAGTTTCCTGCATTCTTGGGACAGAAGGGAAGCTTCAGCCGTCTGCCAGAGCTGGTACCAAGCTAGCCAAGACCCCcggtttcag AAGAACGTGAGCTTCCAGTTCCCTGCGTCGGCGTCCGCCGTGGCTGTGATCCGGCATCTGGGTCGCGGGTCTCGCTGCAGTCTGGTCATCAGCCAGCTGGATGGATCCAGCCTGTCAAAGACGCTGCTCACAGAG gTGGGCCATTGGCTGGGCCCCACCCTGGAGGGCTTGTCCCTGCCTGGGGCCAGCCTGACGGAGTCCTCCTTGCTGGCCCTGCTGCCTCGCCTCTCCAGCCTGCGACGTCTGGACCTCAGCGGCCTGGACAGCCTCTTCATGTCCGGGGCCTTCCTGTCCAGGGAGGAGCAGCGGGATCAG GTGCGCTCTGCGCTGTGTggcctggaggagctggacctCTCTCACCTGCGCTACCTGTCGGACCTCACCTTCAACCGGCTGACCTACTGCACGCCCCGCCTGCGCCGCCTGGCGCTGGCCGGCTGCCACATCGCCTTCGAGTTCGACCCGTACCGGGGCTACCCCGCGGGGGGCGCCCGGGACTCGTCGGCGCTGCTCTCCCTGAGGAACCTGCGGCGGCTGCTGGCGGAGCAGAGCTCCACGCTGACGGCTCTGGACCTCAGCAGGACCTCCATCACACCCCAGTCGCTACGCACCGTGGCTCAG gTGGAGGGCCTCCGTCTGGAGGAGCTGAGCCTCCAGGGCTGTAAGGAGCTGACGGACTACTCTGTGGAGGTCCTCCTGCAGCACCAGCCCGGCCTGCTCAGGCTGGACCTGAGTGGCTGCACCGAGCTCACCAGCCGGGGCCTGCAGGCGGTGTCCCGGGCCCTGAAGGGCCTCCAGCACCTCTCCATGTGCCGCGACTGGAGGATCACCGATAAAG GTGTGGCCGAGCTGGCGTCCATGCCGTCACTGAAGAGCCTGGAGCTGTCCGAGTGTACCCACCTGACTGGGGCCCCGCTGGTCAAGGGCCTCTCGGGCCCCAGGGCGGCCCATCTGGAGAGTCTGGCCCTCAGGAGCTGCACCAGCATCAGA GATGTGGAGATGTCCTCCTTGGCCCAGCTGTGTGGCGGCAGCCTGCAGCAGCTGGACCTGACCTCGTGCGTCTACCTGACGGACCTCTCTGTGAACGCCATCGCCACCTACCTGCACCGGCTGGTGGTGCTGCGGCTGGGCTGGTGCAAGGAGATCACCGACTGGGGACTGCTGGGGCAGAAGAcccccaccagagagagagagtcagagggggagacg ggtCCCTGCTTCACCAGGACCTTCGGCAACATGGGCTTCTTCCGGCCCCCCAAGAGTCCGTTCCCGGTGCGGCCCGTGGcgggggagccccccccccccgtggagcAGAGCGGGGCCGGCCTGCTGGCCCTCAGCCAGCTCCAGGTTCTGGACCTGACCGCCTGCTGCCTGCTCACCGACACCAGCAtcgcacag GTGCTGTGTCATCCAGAACTCCAAcgcttgtctctgtctctactgaCCGAGATCAGCGACGCCAGCCTGGCCGCGGTCGCCAGGAACTGCCCCAGCCTGACCAGTCTTTCACTCAGCCACTGTAGACGAATCACAGATGCAGGGGTAGCCAAGGCCACGCCCTACTTGGGCAGACTGCAGCACCTCTCGCTCTCACACTGTGAGAACCTCACAGACAg ATCCCTGCTGTGCCTGGTGCAGCACTGCAGGAGGTTGAGGACTCTGGACGTCTCGGTGTGCAAAGGAATCTCCATCAGCGCCGTGGACCGCCTCCACTCACAACTCACCTTCTTGGAAAATGTCAACTGCCGTTTTGTGGGCGGGGTTGACCTCACTCTTACCCTTTGA